TAAGGCAATGACAATAAAGACAGTAAGTCGAGACAAAATTAAAAAGGATAAGCTTCAACACGTACGTATAAGGATCATCATCCAAATCCGAGTCCATTTGGATTTTTGGGAGATTGTAGTTGAAATTAAACACCATCTCTGTCAGAGCCTCAAAGTTAGCTCTTGCGGCATTATACATGTTCACATAGGATAGGACTTGAACAAAGAGGTTTGTTTTGTTCGATAAGGACGACTTTTGCGTTTAATTCCCACCCTCATCCGTTTGGGGCACTTCAGAACGCTCACTTGGACTCGTCCTTATCTTCATTTGCAGTTAACTTCGTTTGCCAGTTTATGCATTCTCATACAGAATCACACTTGCAGGCAGTTAAACGTATCTTTCGATATCTCAAGGGCACTCTTGGACATGGCTTATAGTTTCCCAAAACTGCTTCACCTCTCATACTTAAAGCCTTCATGGTATCATAGTAGGTTGTCCCAACGGCCACATGAGCTCCACCTCACCCTGTTATattgtccacgtgttaggctcgaaaattcgccacacgtgaGGGGACGTGTTGAGAATGATGAGTCacacattgatgggaggagggaccttgcatgaGTTTATAAGAAATTGGACTAcacctcatattgccaattagtgttatggtggaacctcaacccCTTCAAGGACAACACTGCAGATATGCCGAATTTCTTCGGCGGCTGCTAAAGCGTTTTGAGTTCACGTTGAATGTGCATCATGTTAAAAGAGACACGACTCACCGCCTCCAAACTCATTAATTTAGGAGTCGTAATTTCGAACACGACTTGAAAATGACACGAAATACATAATTTAGGAGTCGTAATTTCGAACACGACTTGAAAATGACACGAAATACACGGGTTTGAGTTGGCCATAACCGCTTGACAAGGTTTATTATAGAGCTCATGTTTCTGATCAACCTGTTTAACTCAAAAAATGACACATTGTAACACGTTTATATGATTGTGTAATCCTTGACTTGTATACGACCCAACCCGAGATAAACTATCCAATTGTGTTGGATATTTTGTGGGTTATGGTTTGGAAGAATATGAAAGATAATGTTGCTTCAAGGTACGTTTTGAAGGTTATTTTTTCATGCACCACCTTGCTCCCCCTTAGTTCAATGGGGAACTACAAATATGCCTTGTGCATGTAATGAAGTCCGAATTCAATCCACGTTGAACATTGTAACGCACTACAGATTGAACCAAACACACGAAACGATGAACGTCTGTATAAACTAAAGCTGCATAAGTCATCTCCATACATAGAGGAATAAAGTTTCCTCTCTGAATTGGTATTCAAACCATTCAAAACAGTGAGCATCTTCAGTTGATTAAAGGCttaaaaacatttttccttGCACTCGAGGTCCCGAGATCAAATCCTCCATTCCACAATATCAAAATCTAGCTAGTCCTATTTTTCCCCAAGCCATTGCTACATCCAACGCAGGAGAGTTGTATGGAGTAGGGCATTTCTTTTTTCGGTTTTGTTGTTGTAGCCTATGGTAGAGAATGATATTTGAATTGGCGATGTCTAACGTGCGGATAATAGACAAAATGAACTCAAAATTATAAGTACATGAACTGTGAGCCAATTTTTCCTCCTTAATGCAGCCTCAAACGGCCCCCTGGCCATTTGAAAGAAGAATGCACACATCTAAATAGCCCTAACACAACTAGAGGTGATTCTTACTGCCCACTTTCACTCAGGCATCTTAGATCGACAAGGAGTTTGGCATTAGAAAACTTTTAAACCTAAGGATAACCCCACAAAGTAGTTTGAAAGAAAATGACCTAAAATGCAAAGGTGAACCCAAGGAGTTTACATGAATTTCAGGACTGTTCTTTCCGAAAGAACGCTTTTATCCATTGCACCAGCTCTGAAAGAACCTCCTAACGTATATTTTCTAGGCAATTCTACATGCATAGGTTCCTGCATCACTTACTGGGATCTTCAATCACAAGATAAGAAAACATAACTGTAGTATGTAACAATGAAAAGTATGTCAAAGATAATCCACATGTACGATTAACATTATAAAAGAGGCACTAAGTTAATAATTAACTAAGTAACTAACATTCTCGTAAAGGAAAGAAATAGTTACAGCGTCATCCAGATAACTAACTATACAGGAGCAGACATGAGTTTATTTTGGGAGAGAAGTATCTCAACCCTGAGACATAAGAATCTCGAAAGAGAAGAAACAGATACAAGGTGCAGCTTAGATCCAGAAAGGCAACTATTACTTACCACTTCTACAAGAACTTCTCTATGCTGGTGGTTAATGTGGATTTGGGAACAGCACCAATAATGGCATCCTTTTTCTCGCCACCCTTGAATATGATGACAGTTGGAATACTTCGAATCCCATACTGGGTTGCAATTGACGAGCTCTCATCAGTGTTAACTTTGTAGCATTTGAGCTTCCCAACATATTGCTTTGCCAGTTCATCAATTATAGGGTGGATCATACGGCAAGGCCCGCACCACGGAGCCCAGAATTCAACCAAAACAGGGTTTTCAGAATCAAGGACAAGCGACTGCCATGTTGCATCACCAACAGCAGGCACTGCAATTTTTCACAAAACATACCGtcaaaaataaaacttcatAACAACCAAAAGTAATAGACAAAATATATGTGAAAGCAGAACTGCATAACCCTTTCTAATGCTTTGGACATTGATGGTAAAGCAAGCAACAATCAGTCCTAAACACTGCCTTGTACATCAAAACTCAATTTCTCTCATAAatttttttgatattttgagTAACAAAAATTTCAACCGCTTTTATACTTCATCTATTGCATAATAAACAGGTGTCTTCTTTGTGTACTCTCACAAGTAGAACACTGAAAAGTAAGCATGTATGCATACATAAATTTGCTCCATATCTACACTTAGTTTTAGTTCCAAATCTGAATTACTAAGATTCATGCCCAAGTCCCTAGATTGATTATTCACTTCTGTGTTTATGATTAGTCACCATGCATTCCATCAACATTCCACCTGAAATCGAACAGTTAATTTTGGAATATTTTGGTCAGTCACAATGAACTATGTCCCTTGACAGTCTCACCTGTGGCTTGTCTTTAGCTACCGGGTGGTCATTTCAGCTCAACCAGCCTAACCAAACAATCACAAGTACCCACAACTTGAAATCACCAGATTAAGCTTGCCTATGAATCTAAACTTCATCTTCAGAACCATTTGACTACGCTTCTAAGGCGGGCTCATCCTCGGTTCCTACTAGCTTCCTTTTACGAGTCTATCCCAAGTTTTCAAATGTTTCAAAAACCAATACATTTCTTCAGTATCATATCATCCATTTCCCATTTCTTTGCGATCGGTAACTttcatattttaactttctcaaAACAATACCACTAATCACATCAACTTACGCGATACTCGGAAATTGAGTATAAAACTTCAACCCTATCTTCTCAGCTAATGCAGAAATTAGAGAGTAAAGATCATTTCTTGGCTGCAAGTTCTAAAATTCCACCTTTACCAAATAAACAATCTCAGTCTATCACCTTTCAACAATATCTACACAAAAATTAAATCGACTATGAAACTTAAATCATCTGCTGATTACTAAGAAACTGAAGGAGAATTAAACAGAAAATTTTCCAAACAACCAAACACAAAgtatgaaatttgaaataaacaaaaaaataattgaaatcatgACTGAAGATGGCGAAATTACAAGACTTACCTTCGACAGCGGTGTCCTGAGCCTCACAGACGACGAGACCACCACGGCGGCTCACTCGTCCGGAAGCAGGACCGTAACTCAGCGATCCGGCGGAGCGAGTTAGGAGAGCCGATCCCACCTTGAGGCCTCTGTAGCGAGGCAACCGAGCGCCGGCGGACAAGGACGAGGGCGAGGAGGGAGCCGAGATCGGAGAGAGCGCGGCCGAAGAAGGGAGAGCGGAGGATCGGGGAGCGACGACGGAGTCGAGGACTGTAGCCATGACCGCAGAGGGTCGGAGCtctagagagatagagagagagagagagagagagaggatgga
This window of the Malus domestica chromosome 03, GDT2T_hap1 genome carries:
- the LOC108173084 gene encoding uncharacterized protein gives rise to the protein MATVLDSVVAPRSSALPSSAALSPISAPSSPSSLSAGARLPRYRGLKVGSALLTRSAGSLSYGPASGRVSRRGGLVVCEAQDTAVEVPAVGDATWQSLVLDSENPVLVEFWAPWCGPCRMIHPIIDELAKQYVGKLKCYKVNTDESSSIATQYGIRSIPTVIIFKGGEKKDAIIGAVPKSTLTTSIEKFL